AACTTTGGTGGGATCCATACGGAGGTCCGGGCCCGGAGGCGGTAAGGGGAACGGACGGAGGTAGTACATGGGTAAGGGAAGTAAAATCGGAACGGTTGCGAAGTGAGACAAGCAAGAAAACGGGACGACTCACGAGAACGTCCTTGACAAAGGAGATGGGACAAACGGTTCCTTCTGTAATATGTGTTATTATGGCTATTCTGAATGTATGATATCCAAGCAAAGCGCGAGTGTATAGTAAGGTACAAAACATATGCCAATACAGAGAATGACAACTCAGTCCAAAACAGTCCTTGCAGTCAACAAAACACGCAGTCGCCAACAGCAACTGTGGAGCCAGTTTAATCTTACCGATGTCAAACACTAGGACGTCAAATTCATTGAGGTTGAGCGTCATTGTGAAAAGGAGTTAATTTTCGTGAGAAAGCGGTCAAGCCTGAATATTGACACGTCCAATATGAGAGATGAAACGGATGAATTAGACcgaaagaaagaaagaaagatgaCAAGAAAATTCTGTCAGACACCAATTCCGATTCGGGATCCCTGCTACGATCTTGACAGATAGGGAAGAGAGCGTGAAAAAACTAATATCGGCGGTGGCAGCAGAAGGTCCTTGTTCCTGGATTCAAGAGCGGGCCGCTATCTAGCTTGGCGCCTTTTGGTGAGGTGATTTCCTTGGAGGTTCGAGATCCTTGAAGAGGTATCCGTGTTAAGCTTGATGCAGCTGGGAACGTG
This DNA window, taken from Fusarium oxysporum f. sp. lycopersici 4287 chromosome 7, whole genome shotgun sequence, encodes the following:
- a CDS encoding hypothetical protein (At least one base has a quality score < 10) produces the protein MTLNLNEFDVLVFDIGKIKLAPQLLLATACFVDCKDCFGLSCHSLYWHMFCTLLYTRALLGYHTFRIAIITHITEGTVCPISFVKDVLVSRPVFLLVSLRNRSDFTSLTHVLPPSVPLTASGPGPPYGSHQSSSQPPLPDVLRPAAGLCTQIPGVHAAEPRPAKLRKSRARAAENSKPSTSFPAPSHSSPTLPVS